In the Phaseolus vulgaris cultivar G19833 chromosome 7, P. vulgaris v2.0, whole genome shotgun sequence genome, one interval contains:
- the LOC137829420 gene encoding auxin-responsive protein SAUR40-like has translation MMLLSFFSKIHDGLSEVLAPIRRSLTQIINEDPLHASAQVPDDVSEGHFVVVANKGEETKRFVVELHYLSNPAFLELLERAREEYGFQQKGVLEIPCLPQELQKILEERRDESVGDESKLPDSIQMSDCSTISCN, from the coding sequence ATGATGCTTTTGTCTTTCTTTAGCAAGATTCACGATGGTCTCTCAGAAGTCTTAGCACCAATAAGGAGATCACTAACACAGATTATCAACGAAGATCCACTGCATGCATCAGCACAAGTGCCAGATGACGTTTCGGAAGGACACTTTGTGGTTGTTGCTAACAAGGGTGAAGAAACCAAACGGTTTGTTGTGGAGTTGCACTATTTGTCTAACCCTGCATTTTTGGAACTGCTGGAGCGTGCTAGAGAAGAGTATGGTTTCCAGCAAAAGGGGGTTTTGGAAATTCCCTGCCTCCCTCAAGAACTACAGAAGATTCTAGAAGAACGAAGGGATGAAAGTGTGGGAGATGAAAGCAAATTACCAGATTCAATTCAAATGAGTGACTGTAGCACTATCTCCTGCAATTGA